GCCCTTTCCAATATTAACCCGAATCAAAGAGGTGGTCCCGTCGCCGGGCGCCGCGGATGGGGAAAAGGGATAAGTTCTCGAAGGGTTTGGGGGCGGAGGGATCGGTTCGCCTGACGGGTCAAGAAGCACAAAAAGAAAATGGAGTAATGGAACAGTAGACCGCATTGTGAGCAGTGTCCACTCTCCAATGTCCACTGCTCCAATGCTCCAAATTTTTGTCCGCCTCGGCGGACAAAAATTTAGCGGCGGAGGGATTTGAACCCCCGGCCAAGAGATTATGATTCTCCTGCTCTACCACTGAGCTACGCCGCCGTAAGATCGTCGGGTGCTACTCTACCAAGTTTAAAGGCCTATCGTCAAGAAGAGTGCGGAGAAAATACGAAGAGCGCCGAATCAGCGCTCTTCGCCTAAATGAATTCCTTTAACCGGCGCGGCCTATCCCCCGAGCAGCTCCAGCGTTTCTTTAAGACCCCGGTTCACGCAGGTGAAAATCGGCGTATCGCGCTGGGTGTAGAGCCGTCCCTGGGTTTCGCGGAGATCCATCAGCAGATTGAGGAAATCCTCCGGTTTGTCCGTCTCAAACGCCAGCGCAAACTCCTGATCGTCCAGCCCGAACGAGTAGGTCGTGTTCAACTTAACCGAGGGATACTTGTTGCCGACGATGATATGCTCGTCCATCATTCCCTGACGCGTGTGCTTTGTCAAAAGGTACCACTCGGGGGTCTTCACGAACGGATACATAAAGAGGTACTTGGCCTTGCCGGGGATGATGCGCAAGCGCTGCTCTTCGTGCTCCGGATTGATTTTATCCACGTAGATCGAGCGCTTGGTGATGGCAAGGTACGAATACGGCGTCGTTAAATAATTCCCAAGCTTTGTGGCGAAAAGCTTGGCGGTGAACTCCTGCATGTACTCGAGCGAGTAACCGAT
This Nitrospiria bacterium DNA region includes the following protein-coding sequences:
- a CDS encoding chlorite dismutase family protein; this translates as MSDHEEIKTAAPVQPEWTEEGRAQMQNVPFIVRKSAMRGVEEFAKSRGITMIDPSVVAQAKSAREQGGAPAAQAQEETQTAPKRPAAQQYVSFLFYKVDPLWRRLPQSEREQGKKEFSQVVEEYTKDRKQFMVMTYSTMGTRGDVDFMMWRIGYSLEYMQEFTAKLFATKLGNYLTTPYSYLAITKRSIYVDKINPEHEEQRLRIIPGKAKYLFMYPFVKTPEWYLLTKHTRQGMMDEHIIVGNKYPSVKLNTTYSFGLDDQEFALAFETDKPEDFLNLLMDLRETQGRLYTQRDTPIFTCVNRGLKETLELLGG